The genomic DNA TTCCCAATCTCTATTCGGAAGCCACGAACGCGCTGAAAAACTTGCTTCACCGATGTCTTACCGGACGCACGGATCGACAACATGACTTGGGGACTTGGCGCAAGTACTTCGTCCTCTGCTACGGGATCGCTGCTGCAGTATGGCGAGTCGCGGTTTGCGCTTCTCTCTTCATTGCTGCATCGACAATGTTCGAAGGCGCAGGCATTGCGCTCGCTTGCGTTGGGCTCACATTCTGGACTGCTCCCTTACTGAATTCTCTTTATCAAGGTCTAGTCAGAGTTATTCGAGGTGGATGGTATTCTGCGATTCGCCCGCTTGTCGTCGGCTTCGCTTTGCTTGCCATCTTCATCGCCACATTGGTGAAGCTACCCATACCAACGTCGATCGCGGTTCCCTCGGTGGTCCAGTACCTTCCGGAATCAACTGTTCGCAGTCGGGGAAGTGGCTTTGTCGAGAAGTTGCACGTTACGGATGGTCAATTTGTCAATCAAGGTGAGCAGCTACTCGTTCTTCGCAATCCCGAACTGCGGAATCGGCTGAAAGACTTGGAACTCAAGTCCCAACAGGTGGAAGTTCGACTGCGGCAAGCCACAGAAAAACACGATGCCGCTGAAGTTCAGTTATTACGAGAAACGTTAAAATCGTTCTCGCGGCAAATAGAGCCACTGCGAGATCAAGTCGCATCTCTCACGATTACCGCTCCGCACGCCGGTCGCGTGATTTCACGAGGTATTAATCACCGTCTTGGAAGCTTCATCCATGAGGGTGACGTTGTGCTACTAGTCGCGAATGAGACAGACAAGCAAGTAATTGCCGTAATCGCTCAAAGTGTTGTCGACCAAACTGGTTCATGGGTCGGAAAGTCAGTGATCATTCGCGGAACCGACCAAGTACAACGTAGCGGAAAGCTCTATCGAATTGATCCAAAAGCCACCGATCACTTGCCATCGCCCGCTCTTGCATCAATCGAAGGAGGCCCGCTTCCGGTTCGAAAAGCAAGTGACCAAGACCAACAAAGCGGTGCGGATTCTATGCGATTGATCGAACCGGCATTCCGAGCACGCGTTCGACTCGATCCAGAAACCGCGAAACAGTTGCCAGATGGGTCTACCGCACAAGTACATCTTGGCTATCGGACCGACCCCATTGCTACGCGTTGGGTTCAACTGATCCGAGATCAATGGCACAAAGTTCAACTACGAAGGTAAGCTCGCACATCGTGCTTCAGGCTTCTGCATAACAAAAGCCTGAAGCGATTGAACAGCGACAACGCAACACAGCGACAGCGCAACACAGCGATACTGCAGCATCGAAACGAAGGCGAACTAGACCAAGTTGGCGATCACATCGTCGATGGTGGCAAACGTATCATCGTCGTCATCTGACTTCGAATCCGAAGCAATCAGAGCGATGATATCGTCCACTCCCGCCGTTGCTGGCGATGCATCCACAAGCTTGCTCTCTAACTCATCGGCCACTTGCGACAATGCATCAACCTCTTCCGTCGAGATCGACAATTGCTGAGCATCCAACGTTGTCAAAGGTGCAAAGACCTGCTCGCGTTCGATTCCAGATCCGTTGTTGATGCGGCTAAGCTCGTTGACGACTCGCAGCGCGTCCAAGGCGGTAATCGTTTGGTCGCCGCTGGTGTCAAAGAAGTTAGGACCGCGATCCGTCGAAAGGACAGGAATTTCTTGTCCGTCGCTACGTGAAATTCGGTTGACGATCAACAAAGCGTCAATCGCGGTAACGAATCCGTCGTCGTTAACGTCACTGAAGCGATCTGGGTTCTGCAATCGACTTGCAACCACCTGGACGGTGACCGTCGCAATATTACTGAGGCGACCGTCTTGATCCGCGATTCGATATCCAAAGGTATCAATCCCGACGAATCCAGGTGATGGCAGGTACTGTACCGTTCCATCAGCTTGCGGAACCGCCGTGCCACGCAGTGGGGTTTGCACGACCGTGATCGAAGCAAGATTGAGATCCCCGTCTGGGTCGTAGTCATTTTCGGAAACGTCGATGATCAACGATTCGTCTAAGAACGTTCCGCGACGATCATCCAACGCAATCGGGCTAGCGTTTGCAGCGATGGAGACGAGTTGCTCTTCGCTACGCAATCCCAAGTTGTCGGCGACGGTGTAACGGAATACGTCCTCTTCGGTGAAACTTCCAAACGGCGTGTAGATCATCGACCCGTCGGCTTGAACAGCCAGAGACCCGAAGGCAGGCTGCAACGTAA from Rubripirellula amarantea includes the following:
- a CDS encoding HlyD family efflux transporter periplasmic adaptor subunit, translating into MASRNPNTIDLTTEKIRLADDLCFWPVHQRKTLVYRIEIPALHRFFRVGYEEYVFMSFLDGKTTLPQACGLAASKLGQDAPSADEAMTIVNWLLANELAYLASDSPPSRERLRQSGRPKTWLARMSKFNPFWIKIPIFRNDHSLSKFSAFLSPLFALKITLLCSAFIAYALGILWANRSELAASATQLLVPENWWGILFAWIVLKTIHELAHSAACYRLGGSVREAGVVMVLLAPLAYVDVSSCWRMNSKWSRISVAAAGMYVELLITAAATCVWSHTDSLVLKTSMYQVIVTAGISTLIFNANILMRFDGYYILADAIDIPNLYSEATNALKNLLHRCLTGRTDRQHDLGTWRKYFVLCYGIAAAVWRVAVCASLFIAASTMFEGAGIALACVGLTFWTAPLLNSLYQGLVRVIRGGWYSAIRPLVVGFALLAIFIATLVKLPIPTSIAVPSVVQYLPESTVRSRGSGFVEKLHVTDGQFVNQGEQLLVLRNPELRNRLKDLELKSQQVEVRLRQATEKHDAAEVQLLRETLKSFSRQIEPLRDQVASLTITAPHAGRVISRGINHRLGSFIHEGDVVLLVANETDKQVIAVIAQSVVDQTGSWVGKSVIIRGTDQVQRSGKLYRIDPKATDHLPSPALASIEGGPLPVRKASDQDQQSGADSMRLIEPAFRARVRLDPETAKQLPDGSTAQVHLGYRTDPIATRWVQLIRDQWHKVQLRR